In the genome of Cryptomeria japonica chromosome 8, Sugi_1.0, whole genome shotgun sequence, one region contains:
- the LOC131061532 gene encoding uncharacterized protein LOC131061532: protein MKKIVSDNFKDWHKKPYEVLWANRTSPKRAIGMSPFELVYGVGAQVALPLELVATKLQTIIEDAYFESSLEKRVMHLTRIDEERDKLVDRITKHQMRLKRIFDKRARP from the coding sequence atgaaaaaaATAGTGAGTGATAATTTTAAGGATTGGCATAAGAAACCGTATGAAGTTCTTTGGGCCAATCGTACATCACCAAAGAGGGCAATTGGGATGTCTCCATTTGAACTGGTCTATGGTGTTGGTGCTCAAGTAGCACTTCCTTTAGAGCTGGTGGCCACCAAACTACAAACAATTATTGAAGATGCTTACTTCGAGAGTTCTTTAGAAAAGCGAGTCATGCacttgacaaggattgatgaagaaagggataaaCTGGTGGATCGGATAACAAAACATCAAATGAGGTTAAAAAGAATATTCGACAAGCGAGCAAGGCCTTGA